A genome region from Alphaproteobacteria bacterium includes the following:
- a CDS encoding chorismate synthase — MSVNSFGHVLRVTTWGESHGPAIGAVIDGCPPGLALGEGDIQLWLDKRRPGLSRHTSPRAEPDRVRILSGTYEGRTTGTSISLMIDNVDARSADYEDMPPRPGHADAAYQAKYGVRDPRGGGRASARETAARVAAGAVARLVVPEVAIEARPIEIGGSTDDWEALLDEAREAGSSLGAVVECVARGVPAGWGAPVYAKLDAELAAALMSINAVKGVEIGAGFDAARARGEDNADPALAGGITGGIATGEPIVLRAAFKPTSSVPALGVKGRHDPCVALRGAPVVEAMVALVLADHKLLHRAQCGQGRGE; from the coding sequence GTGAGCGTGAACAGCTTCGGCCATGTCCTGCGAGTCACCACCTGGGGCGAGAGTCACGGGCCGGCGATCGGGGCGGTGATCGACGGCTGCCCTCCCGGGCTGGCGCTCGGCGAGGGCGACATCCAGCTTTGGCTAGACAAGAGACGCCCCGGCCTCTCGCGCCATACCAGCCCGCGCGCCGAGCCGGACCGGGTGCGCATCCTCTCCGGAACCTATGAAGGACGAACGACGGGAACTTCAATCAGCCTGATGATCGACAATGTCGATGCGCGCTCCGCCGACTATGAAGACATGCCGCCCCGCCCGGGCCATGCCGACGCCGCCTATCAGGCCAAATACGGCGTGCGCGACCCGCGCGGCGGCGGCCGGGCTTCGGCGCGCGAGACGGCGGCGCGGGTCGCTGCGGGCGCGGTGGCGCGGCTGGTCGTCCCGGAAGTGGCCATTGAGGCGAGGCCGATCGAGATCGGCGGCTCGACGGACGATTGGGAGGCGCTGCTCGACGAGGCGCGAGAGGCGGGAAGCTCGCTCGGAGCGGTGGTCGAATGCGTCGCGCGCGGCGTGCCCGCGGGCTGGGGCGCGCCGGTCTACGCAAAACTCGACGCCGAGCTGGCGGCGGCATTGATGTCGATCAACGCCGTCAAGGGCGTCGAGATCGGCGCAGGCTTCGATGCCGCGCGGGCGCGCGGCGAGGACAATGCCGATCCCGCGCTTGCCGGCGGCATCACCGGAGGGATCGCGACCGGGGAGCCCATCGTCCTTCGCGCCGCCTTCAAGCCGACCTCCTCCGTCCCCGCGCTCGGCGTGAAAGGGCGACACGACCCCTGCGTGGCCTTGCGCGGCGCCCCGGTGGTCGAGGCGATGGTGGCGCTCGTCCTCGCGGACCACAAGTTGCTTCACCGCGCCCAATGCGGCCAAGGGAGGGGCGAATGA
- a CDS encoding acylphosphatase yields the protein MRLTRRLVIHGQVQGVFYRGWSVEQARALALAGWVRNRRDGTVEMLVSGEEEAVKEMIARCPVGPSAARVQRIEVEESAEEAPAGFESRPTV from the coding sequence ATGCGCCTGACCCGCCGCCTCGTCATCCACGGCCAGGTCCAGGGCGTGTTCTATCGCGGCTGGAGCGTGGAGCAGGCGCGTGCCCTGGCGCTCGCGGGCTGGGTCAGAAACCGGCGGGACGGGACCGTCGAGATGCTGGTCTCGGGCGAGGAGGAGGCGGTGAAGGAGATGATCGCCCGCTGCCCGGTGGGGCCGAGCGCCGCGCGCGTCCAGCGGATCGAGGTGGAAGAGAGCGCCGAGGAGGCGCCGGCGGGCTTCGAGAGCCGGCCGACCGTCTAG
- a CDS encoding class I SAM-dependent methyltransferase: MTTREATSLLARVGDTPVIGSEGKRLADWAAVLAFGAIQWPWLLRSLHGGRLRDKHALLDRLDLPYDALPYLGSWKADTGLLTLVVDHIFARKPQLVVEFGTGASTLVLARALQKAGGGRLISFDQHEDFVDATRDWLADYGLKADLRAVALRPSEDWPGLWYDHGPLPHGIDLMLIDGPPWSIHPLTRGGASALFDHVSAGGTVMLDDGARPGERFVARRWRRMRPDFDFELAKTGTKGTLIGRRRG; this comes from the coding sequence ATGACTACTCGGGAGGCCACCTCGCTCCTGGCGCGCGTCGGCGACACCCCGGTGATCGGATCGGAAGGCAAGCGCCTGGCGGATTGGGCGGCAGTGCTCGCCTTTGGCGCCATCCAGTGGCCCTGGCTGCTTCGCAGCCTTCATGGCGGCCGCCTGCGGGATAAGCATGCACTTCTCGACCGGCTCGATCTCCCCTACGACGCCTTGCCTTATCTCGGCAGCTGGAAGGCGGACACCGGGCTGCTCACGCTGGTCGTCGACCATATCTTCGCGCGCAAGCCGCAACTGGTCGTCGAGTTCGGAACCGGCGCGTCGACGCTGGTTCTTGCGCGCGCGCTTCAGAAGGCGGGCGGCGGGCGGCTGATCAGTTTCGACCAGCATGAGGATTTCGTCGACGCGACCCGCGACTGGCTGGCCGATTACGGTCTGAAGGCCGATCTGCGCGCGGTGGCGCTGCGCCCGTCCGAGGACTGGCCGGGCCTGTGGTACGATCACGGCCCGCTGCCCCACGGAATCGACCTGATGCTGATCGATGGGCCGCCCTGGTCGATCCACCCGCTGACCCGCGGCGGGGCCTCCGCTCTGTTCGATCACGTCTCTGCGGGCGGAACGGTGATGCTCGACGACGGCGCGCGCCCGGGCGAGCGCTTCGTCGCCCGCCGCTGGCGCCGGATGCGGCCGGACTTCGATTTCGAGCTGGCCAAGACTGGCACCAAGGGCACGCTGATCGGGCGCAGGCGGGGCTAG
- a CDS encoding adenylosuccinate synthase — protein MSNVTVIGGQWGDEGKGKIVDWLASRAEIVARFQGGHNAGHTLVVGDQTYKLSLLPSGIVRGTLSVIGNGVVLDPWALKDEVEKLRGQGVEITPGNLQIAETCPLILPFHRDLDALREDASGAGKIGTTRRGIGPAYEDKVGRRAIRVCDLAHLGALGPQLDRICAHHDALRAGFGRKGIDRARLERDLGEIADFVLQFAKPVWKTLGEAHGRGRRILFEGAQGVLLDVDHGTYPFVTSSNTIAGTAAGGTGLGPSAAGFVLGIVKAYTTRVGSGPFPTELDDEIGQRLGERGREFGTVTGRKRRCGWFDAVLVRQSCAVSGVTGIALTKLDVLDGLEEIRICTGYRLGDGTLDHFPAHAADQAAVEPIYEAMEGWSESTAGARSWRHLPAQAIKYIRRIEELIACPVALVSTSPEREDTILVRDPFSQ, from the coding sequence GTGTCGAATGTAACCGTGATCGGCGGCCAGTGGGGCGACGAGGGCAAGGGCAAGATCGTCGATTGGCTGGCCAGCCGGGCCGAAATCGTCGCCCGCTTCCAGGGCGGCCACAATGCCGGCCACACTCTGGTCGTCGGCGATCAGACCTACAAATTGTCGCTTCTGCCCTCTGGGATCGTGCGCGGAACGCTTTCGGTGATCGGCAACGGCGTGGTGCTCGATCCCTGGGCGCTGAAGGACGAGGTGGAGAAGCTGCGCGGGCAGGGGGTCGAGATCACGCCCGGCAATCTTCAGATCGCCGAGACCTGCCCGCTCATCCTGCCTTTCCACCGCGATCTCGACGCGCTGCGCGAGGACGCCTCCGGCGCCGGCAAGATCGGCACGACCCGGCGCGGCATCGGCCCCGCTTATGAGGACAAGGTCGGCCGCCGAGCGATCCGCGTGTGCGATCTCGCGCATCTGGGCGCGCTCGGCCCCCAGCTGGACCGCATCTGCGCCCACCACGACGCGCTTCGGGCAGGCTTCGGCCGGAAGGGCATCGATCGCGCGCGGCTCGAGCGCGATTTGGGCGAAATCGCCGATTTCGTCCTCCAGTTCGCAAAGCCGGTGTGGAAGACGCTGGGCGAGGCGCATGGGCGCGGGCGGCGGATCCTGTTCGAGGGCGCGCAGGGCGTACTGCTCGACGTCGACCACGGCACCTATCCGTTCGTCACCTCTTCCAACACGATCGCCGGAACGGCCGCCGGCGGCACCGGCCTCGGCCCTTCGGCCGCGGGTTTCGTGCTGGGCATCGTCAAGGCCTATACCACACGCGTCGGCTCCGGCCCCTTTCCGACCGAGCTCGACGACGAGATCGGGCAACGGCTGGGAGAGCGCGGCCGCGAGTTCGGCACTGTGACCGGGCGCAAGCGCCGCTGCGGCTGGTTCGACGCCGTGCTCGTCCGCCAATCCTGCGCCGTCTCGGGGGTTACCGGTATTGCGCTGACCAAGCTCGACGTGCTCGACGGCCTCGAGGAGATCCGCATTTGCACCGGCTACAGGCTTGGAGACGGGACGCTCGACCACTTCCCGGCGCACGCCGCCGATCAGGCCGCGGTCGAACCGATCTACGAGGCGATGGAGGGCTGGAGCGAATCCACGGCCGGGGCGCGCAGCTGGCGCCATCTGCCTGCCCAGGCGATCAAGTACATCCGCCGCATCGAGGAACTCATCGCCTGCCCTGTCGCTTTGGTTTCGACCAGCCCCGAGCGCGAGGACACGATCCTGGTGCGCGATCCCTTTTCCCAGTGA
- a CDS encoding glycine zipper 2TM domain-containing protein: protein MRKLILAVSATAMAVPATFALPMAPAQAQSRYYDRNGNYVGPTWRGRDGRYYCRRSNGTTGLVVGGAAGALIGHSLDGGRHHATGTILGAAAGALIGREVQRSHSSRHCR from the coding sequence ATGCGTAAGCTCATTCTCGCCGTCTCCGCGACGGCCATGGCGGTTCCCGCCACTTTCGCGCTGCCGATGGCGCCGGCGCAGGCGCAGAGCCGCTATTACGACCGCAACGGCAATTATGTCGGCCCGACGTGGCGCGGGCGTGACGGCCGCTATTATTGCCGCCGCTCGAACGGCACGACCGGCCTCGTCGTCGGCGGCGCCGCCGGCGCTCTGATCGGCCATTCGCTCGACGGCGGACGTCATCATGCCACCGGCACGATCCTCGGCGCCGCCGCCGGTGCGCTGATCGGCCGCGAAGTGCAGAGGAGCCACAGCAGCCGCCACTGCCGCTAG
- the uvrB gene encoding excinuclease ABC subunit UvrB gives MAITIRTSLEEPETGQTFVPHRPNRPDKAEGGKAFRLVSDYRPAGDQPQAIAELVEQIRDGEKTQVLLGVTGSGKTYTAAQVIETLQRPALVLAPNKILAAQLYGEFKSFFPDNAVEFFVSYYDYYQPEAYVPRSDTYIEKESSVNEAIDRMRHSATRSLLERDDVIIVASVSCIYGIGSVETYSAMIFDLKKGQSVDQREIVRKLVALQYKRNDQGFARGNFRVKGDNLEIFPSHYEDSAWRVTFFGDEIEQIVEFDPLTGKKAAALDYVRVYANSHYVTPGPTLKQAMEAIRFELAERLKELQAEGRLLEAQRLEQRTNFDLEMIAATGSCAGIENYSRFLTGRLPGEPPPTLFEYLPENALLFVDESHQTVPQIGAMARGDHRRKLTLAEYGFRLPSCIDNRPLRFNEWDVMRPQTVAVSATPGPWELEQTSGVFVEQVIRPTGLIDPPVEIKPVEDQVDDLIVEAKATAAKGYRTLVTTLTKRMAEDLTEFLHEAGLRVRYMHSDVETLERIELIRDLRLGVYDVLVGINLLREGLDIPECGLVAILDADKEGFLRSETSLIQTIGRAARNVEGKVILYADRMTGSMERALNETNRRREKQEAYNAEHGITPTTIKRNIADILADVSNRDSVTIETGDEDAPNLVGHNLRAYLEDLEKRMRKAAADLEFEEAGRLRDEIRRLEAGELGLATEQSRAPALGHSTEGKPGTRKTRYGKQKSIRMGRRTQ, from the coding sequence ATGGCGATCACCATCCGCACCAGCCTTGAAGAGCCCGAGACCGGACAGACGTTCGTGCCCCATCGTCCCAACCGGCCCGACAAGGCCGAGGGCGGCAAGGCGTTCAGGCTCGTTTCCGACTATCGGCCGGCGGGCGATCAGCCGCAGGCGATCGCCGAGCTGGTCGAGCAGATTCGCGACGGCGAAAAGACCCAGGTGCTGCTCGGAGTCACAGGCTCGGGCAAGACCTACACCGCGGCCCAGGTGATCGAGACTTTGCAGCGGCCAGCGCTCGTGCTCGCCCCAAACAAGATCCTCGCCGCCCAGCTCTACGGGGAGTTCAAGAGCTTCTTTCCCGACAATGCGGTCGAGTTCTTCGTCAGCTACTACGATTATTACCAGCCCGAAGCCTATGTGCCGCGGTCCGACACCTACATCGAGAAGGAAAGCTCGGTGAACGAGGCGATCGACCGGATGCGGCATTCGGCGACTCGCTCGCTGCTCGAGCGCGACGACGTGATCATCGTCGCTTCGGTCTCCTGCATCTACGGTATCGGCTCGGTCGAGACCTATTCGGCGATGATCTTCGACCTCAAGAAGGGCCAGAGCGTCGACCAGCGCGAGATCGTCAGGAAGCTCGTCGCCCTCCAGTACAAGCGCAACGACCAAGGCTTCGCCCGCGGCAATTTCCGGGTGAAGGGCGACAATCTGGAGATCTTCCCCTCGCATTATGAGGACAGCGCCTGGCGGGTCACCTTCTTCGGCGACGAGATCGAGCAGATCGTCGAGTTCGATCCGCTGACCGGCAAGAAGGCCGCGGCACTCGACTATGTCCGGGTCTACGCCAACTCGCACTACGTCACGCCCGGTCCGACGCTGAAACAGGCGATGGAGGCGATCCGCTTCGAGCTCGCCGAGCGCTTGAAGGAATTGCAGGCGGAAGGGCGGTTGCTGGAGGCGCAAAGGCTCGAGCAGCGGACCAATTTCGACCTGGAGATGATCGCAGCCACCGGCTCCTGCGCGGGGATCGAGAATTATTCGCGCTTCCTCACCGGGCGCCTGCCCGGAGAGCCGCCGCCGACCCTGTTCGAATATCTGCCCGAGAACGCGCTTCTGTTCGTCGACGAGAGCCACCAGACGGTGCCGCAGATCGGCGCGATGGCGCGAGGCGACCACCGGCGTAAGCTGACCCTGGCCGAATATGGCTTCCGCCTTCCTTCGTGCATCGACAACCGGCCGCTTCGCTTCAACGAATGGGACGTGATGCGACCGCAGACCGTCGCCGTCTCGGCCACGCCCGGCCCCTGGGAGCTCGAGCAGACCAGCGGCGTCTTCGTCGAGCAGGTGATCCGCCCGACCGGGCTGATCGACCCGCCGGTGGAGATCAAGCCGGTCGAGGATCAGGTCGACGACCTGATCGTCGAGGCCAAGGCGACCGCGGCGAAGGGCTATCGCACGCTGGTCACCACGCTCACCAAGCGGATGGCCGAGGACCTCACCGAGTTCCTCCACGAGGCGGGCCTTCGGGTGCGCTACATGCATTCCGACGTCGAGACCCTGGAACGAATCGAGCTGATCCGCGATCTTCGCCTCGGCGTCTACGACGTGCTCGTCGGGATCAACCTGCTGCGCGAGGGGCTCGACATTCCGGAATGCGGCCTGGTCGCGATCCTCGACGCCGACAAGGAGGGCTTCCTGCGCTCCGAGACCAGCCTGATCCAGACGATCGGCCGCGCCGCCCGCAACGTCGAGGGCAAGGTGATCCTCTACGCGGACCGGATGACGGGGTCGATGGAGCGCGCGCTGAACGAAACCAACCGGCGCCGCGAGAAGCAGGAGGCATACAACGCCGAGCACGGAATCACGCCGACGACGATCAAGCGCAACATCGCCGACATCCTCGCCGACGTCTCCAACCGCGACAGCGTGACGATCGAGACCGGCGACGAGGACGCGCCCAACCTCGTCGGCCATAACCTTCGCGCCTATCTCGAGGATCTGGAAAAGCGCATGCGCAAGGCCGCCGCGGATCTCGAATTCGAGGAGGCCGGGCGGTTGCGCGACGAGATCAGGCGGCTTGAGGCCGGCGAGCTGGGCCTCGCCACCGAGCAGAGCCGGGCGCCGGCGCTGGGCCATTCCACCGAGGGCAAGCCCGGGACGCGCAAGACCCGCTACGGCAAGCAGAAATCGATCAGGATGGGGCGGCGGACGCAATAG
- a CDS encoding DUF3617 domain-containing protein yields MNKLAVVAPTLVLCAACSGSAVSLQPGQWETTIQFSSIEVPGAPEAQLAPMRAMMGQPQTSSACMTPEEAAHPTNKMMNSEGGSQGCQFSENTFTGGTIRVHASCQTPRGTMTMNMDGSYTATTMQARINQEIHAPPNTPGPQTVRLTGNLSGRRTGDCTSAPTPSGNSAG; encoded by the coding sequence ATGAACAAGCTTGCCGTCGTCGCTCCGACGCTTGTGCTGTGCGCCGCCTGCTCGGGGAGCGCCGTCTCCCTCCAGCCGGGCCAGTGGGAGACGACCATCCAGTTCAGCTCGATCGAGGTTCCCGGCGCGCCCGAAGCCCAGCTCGCGCCGATGCGGGCGATGATGGGGCAGCCGCAGACCAGCTCCGCGTGCATGACGCCCGAGGAAGCGGCGCATCCGACCAACAAGATGATGAACTCGGAGGGCGGAAGCCAGGGCTGCCAGTTCAGCGAGAACACCTTCACAGGCGGCACGATTCGAGTCCACGCGTCCTGCCAGACTCCGCGCGGCACGATGACGATGAACATGGACGGCAGCTATACGGCAACGACCATGCAGGCGCGGATCAACCAGGAGATCCACGCGCCGCCGAACACGCCCGGGCCGCAGACGGTTCGTCTGACCGGCAATCTCAGCGGGCGGCGCACGGGCGATTGCACGTCCGCGCCCACTCCTTCGGGGAATAGCGCCGGCTGA
- a CDS encoding DUF3617 family protein, with product MRVLAVIPIILAASCGETPAENKAEPAAAQLPAGQWELSSEVTSLAKVDTEAPRLNTPAGTRATNSVCVAEGHQVPSAFFAGEGFRCTYGNYYARNGRVNVTLTCHRDGLAGDIMMSADGTFQGDSVEFSRNVRTNLTTEGDSVIDARVTGRRTGDCPAGAAAPEGTNAQ from the coding sequence ATGCGTGTACTGGCAGTGATTCCGATCATCCTCGCCGCGTCGTGCGGCGAGACGCCGGCCGAAAACAAGGCGGAGCCTGCCGCCGCCCAGCTTCCGGCCGGACAGTGGGAGCTGAGCTCCGAGGTCACCAGCCTGGCCAAGGTCGATACGGAAGCGCCCCGGCTCAACACGCCGGCCGGCACTCGGGCGACGAACAGCGTCTGCGTCGCGGAGGGCCACCAAGTGCCGAGCGCCTTCTTCGCCGGCGAGGGCTTTCGCTGCACCTACGGCAATTATTACGCCCGCAACGGCCGGGTGAACGTGACCCTGACCTGCCACCGCGACGGGCTCGCCGGCGACATCATGATGTCCGCCGACGGCACCTTCCAGGGCGACAGCGTCGAATTCAGCCGCAACGTTCGCACCAATCTGACCACCGAGGGGGATTCGGTGATCGACGCGCGCGTGACGGGCCGAAGGACCGGCGACTGTCCGGCCGGCGCCGCAGCGCCCGAAGGGACCAACGCGCAATGA